One window from the genome of Enterococcus haemoperoxidus ATCC BAA-382 encodes:
- a CDS encoding alpha-amylase, giving the protein MHNRTILQGFEWYLPADGKHWQRLTELAEELHKKGINGVWLPPAYKGANGLDDVGYAPYDLYDLGEFDQKGTVPTKYGTIEEYLKCIKALKAHGMEVYGDIVFDHFMGADEEETVSAVKYRQDNRNEALSGEEEISAWTKFNFPGRNGKYNDYIWTWKNFSGVDFDDRRQDHGIFNFEGKGWDEEVDNENGNYDYLMGCNLDMEYPETVAQLNKWGHWYQKLTDVDGYRLDAVKHIQFNYFVDWLLNRRKEKGKELFVVGEYWNGELKKLTNYIDSSGTLISLFDVPLHYHFYEAANSDGRYDMRNIFEDTLAKERSEWAVTFVDNHDTQKGQSLESWVAGWFKVHAYALILLRKAGTPVVFWGDLFGIPSQGVDAVGKDLELLLKIRERLAYGSEMDYFDDQNVIGWIRTGTFDHEKSGYAVIMTNAQAGAKTMTISAIHAGKVFVDILGNNNAKVILDETGGGTFPVNGGEISVYVNEEIVEKLSKGIDGLTL; this is encoded by the coding sequence ATGCATAATCGTACAATATTGCAAGGATTTGAATGGTATTTGCCAGCTGACGGCAAGCATTGGCAACGTCTGACTGAATTAGCAGAAGAATTGCATAAAAAAGGAATCAATGGGGTGTGGCTTCCCCCTGCATACAAAGGTGCAAATGGTCTAGATGATGTGGGGTATGCACCTTATGATTTATACGATTTAGGTGAGTTTGATCAAAAAGGAACAGTCCCAACTAAGTACGGTACTATAGAAGAGTATTTAAAGTGTATCAAAGCATTGAAAGCACATGGAATGGAAGTTTATGGTGACATTGTGTTTGATCATTTTATGGGAGCTGATGAGGAAGAGACGGTTTCAGCTGTGAAATATCGTCAGGATAATCGGAATGAAGCACTCAGCGGGGAAGAAGAAATTTCGGCATGGACGAAGTTCAATTTTCCGGGAAGAAATGGGAAATACAATGACTATATCTGGACTTGGAAGAATTTTTCTGGTGTTGATTTTGACGACCGTAGACAAGATCATGGGATTTTCAACTTTGAGGGAAAAGGTTGGGATGAAGAAGTTGATAATGAAAATGGCAATTACGATTATTTGATGGGCTGTAATTTGGATATGGAGTATCCAGAAACCGTTGCTCAATTAAATAAGTGGGGTCATTGGTATCAAAAACTTACGGATGTTGACGGGTATCGTTTAGATGCAGTAAAACATATTCAGTTCAATTATTTTGTCGATTGGTTATTAAATAGAAGAAAAGAAAAAGGTAAGGAGTTATTTGTAGTTGGTGAATACTGGAATGGTGAGCTGAAGAAATTAACAAATTATATCGATAGTTCTGGAACGCTGATTTCTTTATTTGACGTTCCTTTACATTACCATTTTTATGAGGCTGCAAACTCGGATGGTCGCTATGATATGCGGAATATTTTTGAAGATACACTGGCTAAAGAGCGTTCAGAATGGGCAGTAACGTTTGTTGATAATCATGATACTCAAAAAGGACAAAGTTTGGAGTCGTGGGTCGCAGGATGGTTTAAAGTTCATGCCTATGCTTTGATTTTATTGCGTAAAGCTGGGACTCCTGTTGTCTTTTGGGGTGATTTATTTGGCATTCCTTCTCAAGGTGTGGATGCTGTTGGAAAGGATCTAGAGTTATTATTGAAGATTCGTGAACGTTTAGCGTATGGTAGTGAAATGGATTATTTTGACGATCAAAATGTGATTGGCTGGATCAGAACTGGGACTTTTGATCATGAAAAGTCAGGATATGCAGTTATCATGACAAATGCTCAAGCAGGTGCAAAAACAATGACGATCAGTGCCATACATGCAGGAAAAGTATTTGTTGATATTTTAGGAAATAACAATGCGAAAGTAATACTGGATGAAACAGGTGGCGGAACATTTCCAGTTAATGGCGGAGAAATCTCTGTTTATGTAAATGAAGAAATTGTAGAAAAATTGAGTAAAGGAATTGATGGTTTGACATTGTAA
- the allB gene encoding allantoinase AllB, giving the protein MTHDLVIKNGLVILDSGEVKTDVAVKDGLIVAIGNDLGDADKVIDAEGLIVSPGMVDAHVHITDPGGGYRDQWEGYITGTASCAKGGVTSFMEMPLNQVPATVDGESLEIKYTAGKGKLKSDVGSFGGLVPFNLTGGIQELNDGGVAAYKCFMATCGDRSIDGDFMNVDDYSLYEGMKQVAKTGKVLAIHAENAAITDKLGEIAYKNGETTLKAYVASRPVFTEVEPIRRAILFAKETGCRIHICHIACPEGVEEVTKARRSGVDVTCETCTHYLYFETDELDAIGPVVKCSPPIRDKENQNGMWEKVLSGEIDFVTSDHSPCTPDLKDKDNAFEAWGGISGVQNNVDVLFDEGVQKRGMSLKQFADIIAANPADRYDLDQKGRISIGKDADFVLIKPNAPYTLKAEDLEYRNKISPYIGREIGAQVVQTVLRGHVIYTKEDGVSTDFVGAFIKK; this is encoded by the coding sequence ATGACACATGATTTAGTAATCAAAAATGGTTTAGTTATTCTGGATTCGGGAGAAGTTAAGACGGATGTTGCCGTAAAAGATGGGTTGATCGTAGCTATCGGGAATGATCTTGGCGATGCGGATAAAGTCATTGATGCAGAAGGTTTAATTGTTAGCCCTGGTATGGTGGATGCACATGTACACATTACTGATCCAGGAGGCGGTTATCGAGATCAATGGGAAGGTTATATCACTGGAACAGCTTCTTGTGCTAAAGGTGGTGTCACATCCTTTATGGAGATGCCTTTAAACCAAGTGCCGGCAACGGTCGATGGTGAATCGTTAGAAATAAAATATACTGCTGGAAAAGGCAAATTGAAATCAGATGTTGGATCATTTGGTGGTTTAGTGCCGTTTAATCTTACAGGTGGTATTCAAGAGTTAAATGATGGCGGAGTTGCAGCGTATAAATGTTTTATGGCAACTTGTGGAGATCGTAGCATTGATGGGGATTTCATGAATGTCGATGATTATTCTCTTTACGAAGGAATGAAACAAGTTGCTAAAACTGGGAAGGTTCTAGCAATTCATGCAGAAAATGCTGCGATTACAGATAAGTTGGGCGAGATTGCCTATAAAAATGGAGAAACAACGTTGAAAGCATACGTTGCCAGTCGTCCAGTCTTCACTGAAGTTGAACCTATTCGCAGAGCGATTTTATTTGCTAAAGAAACGGGCTGTCGTATCCATATTTGCCATATTGCCTGTCCAGAAGGTGTAGAAGAAGTAACAAAGGCAAGAAGGTCTGGTGTTGATGTAACGTGTGAAACTTGTACTCATTATCTTTACTTTGAAACAGATGAATTAGACGCAATCGGTCCAGTGGTAAAATGTTCACCGCCGATTCGTGATAAAGAAAATCAAAATGGTATGTGGGAAAAAGTGTTATCAGGAGAAATCGATTTTGTAACATCTGACCATTCACCATGTACACCTGATTTAAAAGATAAAGACAATGCATTTGAAGCATGGGGCGGAATCTCTGGGGTTCAAAATAATGTCGATGTTCTTTTTGACGAAGGGGTTCAAAAAAGAGGGATGTCATTGAAACAATTTGCAGATATTATTGCCGCCAATCCTGCTGATCGTTATGACCTGGATCAAAAAGGGCGAATCAGTATTGGGAAAGATGCTGACTTTGTTTTGATTAAACCGAATGCACCCTATACGTTAAAAGCTGAAGATTTAGAATATCGTAATAAAATCAGCCCTTATATTGGTCGTGAAATCGGTGCTCAGGTTGTACAAACTGTTTTAAGAGGTCATGTTATCTATACAAAAGAAGACGGAGTTTCAACTGACTTTGTTGGTGCCTTTATCAAGAAGTAA
- the pfkB gene encoding 1-phosphofructokinase, which produces MIYTVTLNPSIDYIVHVEGLKLGDLNRMTNDFKLPGGKGINVSRILKRIQAESTALGFLGGFTGNFISDWLKKEHIQTKFTTVQEDTRINIKLKSESETEINGLGPAISNEEMQDLKQALSMISAGDIVVLSGSTPATLREGYYEELIQIIKDKNAEFVIDTTGKDLLNALPQKPLLIKPNNHELAELFHVEFKTMEDILPFGERLLEDGAQHVIISMASDGAFLFTKDGIYRSNVLKRPLKNSVGAGDSMIAGFVGTFSKTNDPIDAFKWGVACGSATAFSDDLASAAFINELISEVEIEKIK; this is translated from the coding sequence ATGATCTACACAGTGACATTAAATCCTTCAATTGACTATATCGTTCATGTAGAAGGTCTTAAATTAGGCGACTTAAATCGTATGACCAACGACTTTAAGCTACCTGGCGGTAAAGGTATCAACGTTTCCAGAATCTTAAAAAGAATCCAAGCTGAATCGACAGCTCTTGGTTTTCTAGGCGGTTTTACTGGGAATTTCATTTCTGACTGGCTGAAAAAAGAACATATCCAAACGAAATTTACAACAGTTCAAGAAGATACTCGAATCAATATCAAACTAAAATCTGAATCCGAAACTGAAATCAACGGTTTGGGACCTGCTATCAGCAACGAAGAGATGCAAGACTTGAAACAAGCTTTAAGCATGATTTCAGCTGGTGATATTGTTGTTTTATCAGGAAGTACACCTGCAACACTTCGTGAAGGTTATTATGAAGAGTTGATTCAAATTATCAAAGATAAAAATGCTGAATTTGTCATTGATACCACAGGTAAAGATTTATTAAATGCTCTACCGCAAAAGCCTTTACTTATCAAGCCAAACAACCATGAACTGGCTGAATTGTTTCACGTAGAATTTAAAACTATGGAGGATATCTTGCCATTTGGAGAACGTCTGTTAGAAGATGGTGCACAACATGTCATCATTTCAATGGCGAGCGACGGCGCTTTCTTATTCACCAAAGACGGTATCTATCGATCAAATGTGTTAAAACGACCGTTGAAAAATTCTGTTGGTGCAGGAGATTCGATGATTGCAGGATTTGTAGGGACTTTTTCTAAAACTAATGATCCTATTGATGCTTTTAAATGGGGCGTTGCCTGTGGCAGTGCTACAGCTTTTTCAGATGACTTGGCATCTGCTGCATTTATCAATGAATTGATTTCAGAAGTGGAAATCGAAAAAATCAAGTGA
- the allW gene encoding allantoin permease: MENQDYQITEEELQRYRERGYNEDLLPKPLSKRMMGKMNYFTLWMGSVHNIPNYTAVGGFLFLGLSPINIMLALVISALAVALFMTFNGRAGSKYGIPFAIHLRSTYGDIGAKLPGFLRGCVAAIAWFGLQNYTGSLALLILLGKIWPGFLTLGGDTMILGISIPGLIAFTIFWAVNMLIGFGGGKILNKFTAILSPLIYIVFGGMAIWAIGAAGGLGPILSYDVAGAAHNISPVFVYFMIINSVLAVWAAPGASVSDFTQNAKSTKDQTIGQTASFLVGYGIFAFSSVVILIGGSIRYGIQEWNILNIVDRWDNSFAIIVAMLVFLLTTVSTNATGNIIPAAYQLCALFPKKIDYKKGVLLASVISFLIMPWKLMENADSIFIFLNTIGAVLGPVAGTMIANYYFVQKQKIDLNQLYMDQKADNSQNIYKGLNKPAYAATVVALVICLSGNFIPALKVISDISWISGFVSAFVLYLVLRKFFDKN; the protein is encoded by the coding sequence ATGGAAAACCAAGATTACCAAATCACGGAAGAAGAACTTCAAAGGTATCGAGAGCGTGGCTATAATGAAGATCTGCTTCCAAAACCATTGTCTAAAAGGATGATGGGAAAAATGAACTATTTTACGCTTTGGATGGGTTCAGTGCATAATATTCCTAATTATACAGCCGTAGGGGGATTTTTATTTCTAGGACTTTCACCAATCAATATTATGTTGGCTTTGGTGATAAGTGCATTGGCAGTTGCTTTGTTTATGACCTTTAATGGTCGAGCGGGATCAAAATATGGCATTCCTTTTGCGATTCATTTACGTTCAACTTATGGCGATATAGGTGCAAAATTGCCAGGATTTCTTAGGGGATGTGTTGCTGCGATTGCTTGGTTTGGATTGCAGAATTACACAGGTTCATTGGCATTATTGATTTTACTTGGTAAGATTTGGCCAGGTTTTCTAACTCTTGGCGGAGATACGATGATCTTAGGAATTTCTATTCCAGGATTGATCGCCTTTACGATTTTCTGGGCGGTGAATATGTTGATTGGGTTCGGCGGTGGAAAGATTCTGAACAAGTTCACAGCTATTCTAAGTCCATTGATTTATATTGTGTTTGGTGGTATGGCTATTTGGGCCATTGGAGCAGCAGGTGGCTTGGGACCTATTTTATCATATGACGTTGCGGGAGCAGCACATAATATTTCACCTGTATTTGTCTATTTTATGATCATTAATTCAGTTTTAGCCGTTTGGGCGGCACCGGGAGCAAGTGTGTCTGATTTTACTCAAAATGCAAAATCAACGAAAGATCAGACTATTGGTCAAACAGCTAGCTTTTTAGTTGGTTACGGCATATTTGCCTTTTCGAGTGTAGTGATTTTAATCGGTGGTTCTATTCGTTACGGAATCCAAGAATGGAATATTTTAAACATTGTGGATCGTTGGGATAATTCATTTGCTATTATTGTTGCAATGCTAGTATTCTTATTAACAACAGTTTCTACAAATGCAACGGGGAATATCATTCCAGCTGCTTATCAGCTGTGTGCATTATTTCCTAAGAAAATCGATTATAAAAAAGGTGTTTTACTTGCTAGTGTTATCAGCTTTCTGATTATGCCGTGGAAATTAATGGAAAATGCAGATAGTATTTTTATTTTCTTGAATACGATCGGTGCGGTCTTGGGACCTGTTGCAGGAACAATGATTGCTAATTACTATTTTGTACAGAAACAAAAGATCGACTTGAATCAGTTGTATATGGATCAAAAAGCTGACAATAGTCAGAATATCTATAAAGGATTGAATAAACCTGCGTATGCTGCTACTGTTGTGGCATTAGTTATTTGTTTAAGTGGTAATTTTATTCCTGCTTTAAAAGTGATTTCTGATATTTCTTGGATTTCTGGTTTTGTATCTGCGTTTGTTTTATATTTAGTATTAAGAAAATTTTTTGATAAAAACTAA
- a CDS encoding PTS fructose transporter subunit IIABC, whose protein sequence is MNIKDLLVKDVMIMDLQATDKKGAIDEMVKKMYDGGRISDIETYKEGILAREAQTSTGLGDGIAMPHAKNSAVKEATVLFAKSNKGVDYEALDGQPTYLFFMIAAPEGANDTHLQALAALSRLLIDPDFVAKLKETKTPEAVQNLFQSAEEAKEEQEKQEHLEEAAKNTQDSTRKFVVAVTACPTGIAHTYMAEDALKKKAKEMGVDIKVETNGSEGIKNRLTAEDIARADGVIVAADKKVEMNRFDGKELVNRPVSDGIRKTEELITLATSGTAPTFHSSESDTSEEDGSADGSVGSRIYKDLMNGVSHMLPFVIGGGIAIALSFMIDQFIGVPQDQLSMLGNYNEAASWFNQIGAAAFGFMLPVLAGFIASSIADRPGLIVGFAAGALANTGGAGFLGALVGGFLAGYVILFLKKLFKGLPKSLDGIKTILFYPVFGLLITGGLMLLVNVPMKVINDGLNNFLLSLDGTNAALLGALLGGMMAIDLGGPINKAAYVFGTASIAATVTEGGSIIMASVMAGGMVPPLAIFIATLIFKNKFTKDQKDAGLTNLVMGLSFVTEGAIPFAAADPLRVIPSFVVGSALAGGLVGGFGIRLLAPHGGIFVALLLSHPILYLLFIAIGAIVSAVILGIVKKPVTQ, encoded by the coding sequence ATGAACATCAAAGACTTATTAGTCAAAGACGTTATGATCATGGATCTACAAGCGACCGATAAAAAAGGTGCCATCGATGAAATGGTCAAAAAAATGTACGATGGCGGTAGAATTTCTGATATTGAAACCTATAAAGAAGGAATTTTAGCTCGTGAAGCACAAACATCAACCGGTCTTGGTGACGGAATTGCGATGCCCCATGCTAAAAATAGTGCCGTTAAAGAAGCCACTGTTCTATTTGCTAAAAGTAACAAGGGAGTTGATTACGAAGCATTAGATGGACAGCCAACTTATCTATTCTTTATGATTGCAGCTCCAGAAGGCGCCAACGATACTCACTTACAAGCTTTGGCTGCCCTGTCTCGCTTATTGATCGATCCAGATTTTGTTGCGAAATTAAAAGAAACAAAAACTCCTGAAGCAGTTCAAAATTTATTCCAATCTGCTGAAGAAGCCAAAGAAGAACAAGAGAAACAAGAACACTTGGAAGAAGCAGCTAAAAACACTCAAGATTCAACTCGTAAATTCGTCGTTGCTGTTACAGCTTGTCCAACAGGAATCGCTCATACCTATATGGCAGAGGATGCTTTAAAGAAAAAAGCCAAAGAAATGGGCGTTGACATCAAAGTTGAAACAAATGGTTCTGAAGGAATCAAAAATCGTCTAACCGCAGAAGATATTGCACGTGCTGATGGTGTAATCGTTGCAGCTGATAAAAAAGTTGAAATGAATCGTTTTGACGGAAAAGAATTAGTTAACCGCCCAGTGAGTGATGGTATTCGAAAAACTGAAGAATTAATTACTCTAGCAACTAGCGGTACAGCTCCGACCTTCCATAGTTCTGAATCAGATACAAGTGAAGAAGACGGATCAGCTGATGGTTCAGTTGGTTCAAGAATCTACAAGGATCTGATGAACGGTGTTTCACATATGCTTCCATTCGTTATCGGTGGCGGGATCGCGATTGCTCTTTCATTTATGATCGACCAATTTATCGGCGTTCCTCAAGATCAATTAAGTATGCTTGGTAACTACAACGAAGCAGCTTCTTGGTTCAATCAAATTGGTGCTGCTGCATTTGGCTTTATGTTACCTGTTCTAGCTGGATTTATTGCTTCAAGTATTGCTGATCGACCAGGACTAATCGTAGGTTTTGCTGCGGGTGCATTAGCGAATACAGGTGGTGCTGGCTTCCTAGGTGCTTTAGTCGGCGGTTTCTTAGCCGGATATGTCATTCTTTTCTTGAAAAAGCTCTTCAAAGGCTTGCCTAAATCACTTGATGGTATCAAAACGATTTTATTTTATCCCGTTTTTGGTCTACTGATTACTGGTGGTTTGATGCTTTTAGTCAATGTTCCGATGAAAGTCATCAATGATGGTTTAAATAATTTCTTATTGAGTTTAGACGGAACAAACGCTGCTCTTTTAGGTGCTTTACTTGGTGGTATGATGGCTATTGATTTAGGTGGTCCAATCAATAAAGCTGCCTATGTATTCGGAACAGCTTCGATTGCTGCGACAGTTACAGAAGGTGGTAGTATTATCATGGCTTCCGTTATGGCCGGCGGTATGGTTCCTCCATTAGCTATTTTTATCGCAACATTGATCTTTAAAAATAAATTTACGAAAGACCAAAAGGATGCTGGTTTGACAAACTTAGTAATGGGCTTATCCTTTGTTACTGAAGGCGCGATTCCTTTTGCTGCAGCAGATCCATTACGCGTTATTCCAAGTTTTGTCGTTGGTTCAGCATTAGCTGGCGGTTTAGTTGGTGGTTTCGGCATTCGTCTATTAGCTCCTCACGGTGGTATCTTCGTAGCTTTATTATTAAGCCATCCAATTTTGTATCTATTATTTATTGCAATTGGTGCAATTGTTTCTGCCGTGATTTTGGGTATTGTGAAAAAACCGGTTACTCAATAA
- a CDS encoding SDR family NAD(P)-dependent oxidoreductase, translated as MNRLLDKVMLITEADSSIGTVTAKLAAKEGAIIVCTGKHLDKLTPVVSAIRQVGGLAFALQHDISSVSSWQKVVFDTINNYGKIDVLVNNAGISSPKMILDLSTEDWKKIQGVDVNSLVYSLNEVIPFMIKNGGGSIINISSMEGLVGLPDSNPYVAAKDVIRSISLDAAFEYAKDNIRVNSICPGIIETPMIETTFPNTRPAYKKSIHFPYLGKPEDIANSVIYLACDEASFVTGAKMVINGDRIAKLI; from the coding sequence ATGAATAGATTATTAGATAAAGTAATGTTGATTACGGAAGCTGATAGCAGCATCGGTACTGTAACTGCTAAATTAGCTGCCAAAGAAGGGGCAATTATTGTTTGTACAGGTAAACACTTAGATAAACTCACACCTGTTGTCTCAGCTATAAGACAAGTTGGTGGTTTAGCCTTTGCTCTTCAACACGATATAAGCTCTGTCAGCAGTTGGCAAAAAGTAGTTTTTGATACAATAAATAACTATGGAAAAATTGACGTCTTAGTTAATAACGCTGGGATTTCCTCTCCAAAAATGATTTTAGATCTATCGACTGAAGATTGGAAAAAAATTCAAGGAGTCGATGTAAACAGTCTCGTATATAGTCTAAACGAAGTGATTCCTTTTATGATAAAAAATGGCGGTGGATCCATCATTAATATTTCATCTATGGAGGGTCTAGTAGGCTTACCAGATAGCAATCCTTATGTGGCAGCTAAAGATGTTATTCGATCAATTTCACTTGATGCTGCATTTGAATATGCGAAAGACAATATTCGAGTAAATTCAATTTGTCCAGGTATTATTGAAACTCCGATGATTGAAACTACTTTTCCAAATACCAGACCTGCTTATAAAAAATCTATCCATTTTCCTTATCTAGGTAAGCCAGAAGATATTGCTAACAGCGTTATTTATCTAGCTTGTGACGAAGCTAGTTTTGTCACTGGTGCTAAGATGGTTATTAATGGAGACCGAATCGCTAAATTAATATAG
- a CDS encoding MFS transporter, giving the protein MNEKKRLNGQMPYWKQIIYILTIGWIVIWIYRTILTPIYPIISDYFGGATDAELGHISSFYFLGYVCMQIPSGVLVDKLGKKQILIPGFLLFGLGALVVGLAQNIGIVFVGSVLAGLGCGTYYGVAYSLTAEYVPVSKRSLSTAIVNSGTAIGSGLGLISSSYLVGTGVLPWQALIFATIVLILLAVTMFLYFIRLEKPNKAINTKSEKKKTMSIRALFKPRMVSAYILYFSTLYTYYLIDTWLPNFLETEKGFSGTSVGLASSLVFFTAIPGALIFSRIADRIPMKKVQMIILLELLAASVLFITVTTTSQTILVIGIMAYGFFGKLAVEPIIISWLGESAPRGSIATMYGVFNFFGMSASVIVPSLTGKISDITGSKLYAFYLAILIIGIGTFLFYLINRFVRDTNENTY; this is encoded by the coding sequence ATGAATGAAAAAAAAAGACTGAATGGCCAGATGCCATATTGGAAACAGATTATTTATATATTAACGATTGGTTGGATCGTTATTTGGATCTATCGAACAATTTTAACACCTATTTATCCAATCATTAGTGATTATTTTGGCGGTGCGACTGATGCAGAGCTTGGTCATATTTCAAGCTTTTATTTTTTAGGGTATGTCTGCATGCAAATTCCTTCTGGCGTGCTAGTGGATAAATTAGGAAAAAAACAAATTCTGATTCCGGGCTTTTTATTATTTGGTCTGGGTGCATTGGTTGTTGGATTAGCGCAAAATATTGGTATTGTTTTTGTTGGAAGTGTTTTAGCCGGACTAGGTTGTGGGACTTATTATGGTGTGGCTTACTCGCTGACCGCTGAATATGTACCGGTTTCTAAAAGAAGTTTATCGACAGCTATTGTTAATAGCGGCACAGCAATCGGAAGTGGCTTAGGCTTGATTTCTTCAAGCTATCTAGTTGGAACAGGTGTATTACCTTGGCAAGCCTTGATTTTTGCGACGATCGTGTTGATTTTACTAGCTGTGACTATGTTTTTGTATTTTATTCGGTTGGAAAAACCAAACAAGGCAATTAATACAAAATCAGAAAAGAAAAAAACAATGTCGATCAGAGCACTTTTTAAACCTCGAATGGTTTCTGCGTATATTTTATATTTTTCAACATTGTACACATATTACTTAATCGATACTTGGTTGCCTAATTTTTTAGAAACTGAAAAAGGTTTTTCTGGAACTTCAGTTGGCTTAGCTTCTTCTTTGGTATTTTTCACAGCAATTCCAGGTGCGCTTATTTTTAGTCGAATTGCTGATCGTATTCCAATGAAAAAAGTTCAAATGATCATCTTACTTGAACTACTAGCCGCCAGTGTGCTATTTATAACCGTGACTACAACGAGTCAAACAATTTTAGTGATCGGTATTATGGCGTATGGTTTTTTTGGAAAGTTAGCTGTTGAGCCAATCATTATTTCTTGGTTAGGGGAGTCAGCACCGAGGGGCAGCATTGCAACAATGTATGGTGTGTTTAATTTCTTTGGAATGTCTGCATCTGTCATTGTTCCGTCATTAACTGGGAAAATTTCTGATATCACTGGTTCAAAACTCTATGCATTTTATTTAGCAATTCTAATTATAGGAATCGGAACTTTTTTGTTTTACTTGATTAATCGTTTTGTTAGGGATACAAATGAAAACACGTATTGA
- a CDS encoding DeoR/GlpR family DNA-binding transcription regulator, translated as MLTEERHQAILRLLDQQSVVKSQELSTLLNASESTIRRDLQELEDAELLERVHGGAKRILNLGFEQNMTEKSVKNTQQKQLIASLAAQFVHDGDVIYLDAGSTTLEMLPFLTGKNITVVTNSVHHAAKLGDLNINTIILGGSLKLSTKAIIGATGMEQLSHFRFNKVFMGMNGAHLEFGLTTPDPEEAALKRLAIAQTDEAYVLIDQTKLNKVTFTKVTELDDVIILTNQCSPELLEQFQKKTTIKEAIQ; from the coding sequence ATGCTTACAGAAGAAAGACATCAAGCAATTTTACGTTTATTAGATCAACAGTCAGTCGTGAAATCACAAGAATTATCTACTCTTTTAAATGCTTCTGAGTCAACTATACGTAGGGATTTACAAGAACTAGAAGATGCAGAATTATTAGAACGAGTTCATGGCGGTGCAAAGCGAATTTTAAATTTAGGCTTTGAACAAAATATGACAGAAAAATCAGTCAAAAACACGCAACAAAAGCAATTAATTGCTTCATTAGCTGCTCAATTCGTTCATGATGGCGATGTTATTTATTTAGATGCAGGCTCAACTACTTTAGAAATGCTACCATTTTTAACAGGAAAAAATATCACAGTTGTGACTAACTCAGTCCATCACGCAGCTAAACTTGGCGATTTAAATATCAATACCATTATTCTTGGAGGATCATTAAAACTATCCACAAAAGCGATTATTGGTGCAACTGGCATGGAACAACTTAGTCATTTTCGCTTCAATAAAGTCTTTATGGGGATGAATGGCGCCCATCTTGAGTTTGGTTTAACCACTCCTGATCCTGAGGAAGCAGCTTTAAAACGTTTAGCTATTGCTCAAACTGATGAAGCATATGTTTTGATCGACCAAACCAAACTTAATAAAGTAACATTCACAAAAGTAACCGAGCTTGATGATGTCATTATCCTCACCAATCAATGTTCTCCAGAGTTACTTGAACAATTTCAGAAAAAAACAACGATCAAGGAGGCAATACAATGA